The segment GCGGCACCCGGTCGATCTACGTGGACTACGTCGACTACGACGAGATCGCCCACCACGCCGGCATGCTGCGCCCCGAGAGCCTGGAGGCGCTCGAGGCGGTCGACGCCGTGCTGCACCAGCTGGAGCTCGTGGCGGCGGCGGCACCCCGGCGCTACCGGTTCGTGATCCTCTCCGACCACGGCCAGTCCCAGGGTGCCGTCTTCGCCGACCGCTACGGCGAGGACCTGGCGGCGCTGGTGGCGCGCCTGGCGGACAGCGAGGTGGCCGCGTCCGACGACAGCGTCGAGGGCTGGGGCCGGACGCAGGCGCTCGTCGACGAGCTGGCCTCCGCGGGCAACGTGAGTGGACGCGGGATGACCAGCGCCTCGCGTGCGATGGACAAGCGCAGCCGCAACCGGCCCGAGCAGGTGAGCCCCGGTGACACCTCCACCCGGTCCGCCGATCGGGGTGCCACCGGGGCTGAGACCTTCCACGTCTTCGGTTCCGGCAACCTGGGACTCATCTACGCGCGGGGCGAGAAGGAACGCCTGGACCGCACCGAGCTCCACCGGCGCTTCCCCGGACTGGTCGAGGGCCTGGCGCTGCACCCCGGCGTGGGGTTCGTGGTCGTGATGGACCGGGACGGGCCGATCGCGCTGGGCAACCGCGGGTCGCACCGGCTCGACGACGGTCACGTCGAGGGCGAGGACCCTCTCGCGCCGTTCGGGGTCCACGCCCCGGAGTTCGTCACTCGCGTCGCCCACCGCCCCGAGGCCCCCGACATCTACGTCAACAGCCTCGTCGACCCGGGCACCGAGGAGGTCGCTGCCTTCGAGGGCCTGGTGGGTTGCCACGGCGGGCTGGGCGGATGGCAGGACCGGGCCATGGTGGTGGTGCCTACCGACCTGCCGTTCCCGACCGACCGCATCATCGGCGCTGACGCCATGCACATGGCGCTGTGCGGGATCCTGCGCCACTGCGGACACCGCGAGGGCATCGCGTACGACGGCGCACCACCCGCACGCCTCACCGAGCCCTGACCGGCTGCCGGCACCCGGCTGCTCCGGCCGGGATGACGCCTCGTCGGACCTGCGTCACCCCTCGTGGGTGACCCCGGTCGGAGCACTCGTTCCTATCGTGACCACATGCCGTTGGTTCCCGCGGACAGCTCTCGCACCGCCGACGATGTCCGCGGTGCCTCCGCCGGCGCGCTGCCGCGCTCGATCGTCGTCCTGCTCGGCATCGCCGGCGTCGTCGCGACGGGCGTCGGCATCAAGGCGGCTTCCGGGATCGTCGCGCCGGCGGTGCTGGCCCTCGTGCTCACGATCGCGGTCCTGCCAGTCGGCCGGTGGGCGCGCAGCCACCGCTGGCCGGGCTGGCTGGCGACGCTGGCCGCCCTCGTCGCGGCCTACCTGATCCTGCTGGTCATGGTCGTGGGCCTCGTCGTCTGCCTGATCAAGTTCGCGGACCTGCTCCCCGCGTACGCCGCGGAGACCAAGGACCTCACCAAGGACGTCGAGGACGGCCTCGCGCAGGTCGGCCTGAGCACGAGCGCCACGAGCGATGCCTTGTCGAAGGTCGACCTGTCTAAGCTCGCGGGGCTGGTGGGCGACCTGATCTCGGGCGTCCTCGGAGCGCTCGGCAACCTGTTCTTCCTGGTCACGCTGATGTTCTTCTTCGTGGTCGCGGTTCCCGGCTTCGCGCCGCGCGTCGCGGCCCTCCGAGGCACCAAGCCCGGACTGACCGCCGCGCTGGGGAAGTTCGTGCGAGGTTCGCAGACCTACCTGCTCATGACCGCCCTGTTCGGCGCCATCGTCGGCGTGCTCGATGCCGGAGCGTTGTGGCTCCTGGGCGTCCCGCTGCCGCTGGTGTGGGGTTTCTTCTCGTTCCTCACGAACTTCATCCCCAACATCGGCTTCGTCATCGGCGTCATCCCGCCGGCTTTCCTGGCCCTGCTCGACGGCGGCTGGGAGGCCATGCTGTGGGTGATCGTGGCCTACTCCCTCCTCAACGTCACGATCCAGACGTTCATCCAGCCGCGCATCGTCGGGAACTCGGTCGGCCTCAGCGCCGAGATCACCTTCATCTCGCTCGTCGTCTGGACGT is part of the Nocardioides cavernae genome and harbors:
- a CDS encoding AI-2E family transporter, coding for MPLVPADSSRTADDVRGASAGALPRSIVVLLGIAGVVATGVGIKAASGIVAPAVLALVLTIAVLPVGRWARSHRWPGWLATLAALVAAYLILLVMVVGLVVCLIKFADLLPAYAAETKDLTKDVEDGLAQVGLSTSATSDALSKVDLSKLAGLVGDLISGVLGALGNLFFLVTLMFFFVVAVPGFAPRVAALRGTKPGLTAALGKFVRGSQTYLLMTALFGAIVGVLDAGALWLLGVPLPLVWGFFSFLTNFIPNIGFVIGVIPPAFLALLDGGWEAMLWVIVAYSLLNVTIQTFIQPRIVGNSVGLSAEITFISLVVWTFLLGALGALLAVPMTLLLRAIFIDADDRASWVAPLIDAQVEDEKPVVVDEEPGG